A single genomic interval of Persephonella atlantica harbors:
- a CDS encoding response regulator transcription factor codes for MKTLLIEDDPILGESLKEYLEESGIQVHWIQDDREVEYIYSFDQYDVIILDLILKYSKGEDILRQLRNKGVSTPVIILTAKNRIKDKEVCFNYGADDYLTKPFNPKELLLRINALSKRKHIDETIKIGDVEINISTKTVKKGNKEIKISKTAWELLYYLIKNRGAVVETERILNYVWGDKPVGDEIVRTYIKELRKILPKDAIKTYKGRGYKLE; via the coding sequence ATGAAAACACTGCTGATTGAAGACGACCCAATTTTAGGAGAGAGCTTAAAAGAGTATTTAGAGGAAAGCGGTATTCAGGTTCACTGGATACAGGACGACAGAGAGGTAGAGTACATCTACAGCTTTGACCAGTACGATGTTATCATCCTTGATCTTATACTGAAATACAGCAAAGGAGAAGATATACTTCGTCAGCTGAGAAATAAAGGGGTTAGCACTCCTGTCATAATTTTGACGGCAAAGAACCGTATAAAAGACAAAGAAGTATGTTTTAATTATGGAGCAGACGATTATCTAACAAAACCATTTAACCCAAAAGAACTCCTCCTGAGGATAAATGCTCTCTCAAAGAGAAAACATATAGACGAGACAATAAAAATAGGAGATGTTGAGATAAATATCTCTACAAAAACAGTCAAAAAAGGAAATAAAGAGATAAAAATATCAAAAACAGCGTGGGAACTGTTATACTATCTGATAAAAAACAGGGGAGCAGTTGTTGAAACAGAAAGAATTCTAAACTATGTTTGGGGAGATAAACCTGTTGGTGATGAAATTGTCAGAACATACATAAAAGAGCTGAGAAAAATTCTCCCTAAAGATGCCATTAAAACCTACAAAGGGAGGGGATACAAATTAGAGTAA